One genomic segment of Acidovorax sp. 107 includes these proteins:
- a CDS encoding RES family NAD+ phosphorylase, with protein sequence MNLTDLNPPFIELPDRQIWHRIQRTSWRKDSVRTRGFILPPFGIPTGRFDLSDEPTAYLADSEQTSCYEALFRRDTRSYTLDQLRQRSLVAFRTAAGMRLVDLRGLEENYPVLQSLRYEATQAFAADARKAGAHGVMYASAQHPYHSCICLFERGVASMTKVSSTPLVQPGSDRLHLSVLRAALGSQVAIVS encoded by the coding sequence ATGAACCTGACAGACCTCAATCCGCCATTCATTGAACTTCCTGACCGCCAAATCTGGCACCGCATCCAGCGCACCAGCTGGCGCAAAGACAGCGTGCGAACGCGCGGGTTCATCCTCCCGCCCTTCGGCATTCCCACTGGCCGTTTCGATCTGTCCGACGAGCCCACTGCCTACCTCGCCGATAGCGAGCAGACCTCGTGCTACGAGGCGCTTTTTCGGCGGGACACGCGCAGCTACACCCTGGATCAACTCCGGCAACGCTCACTGGTAGCCTTTCGCACGGCAGCAGGGATGCGCCTTGTCGATCTGCGCGGGCTGGAGGAGAACTACCCTGTGCTGCAATCCCTGCGTTACGAGGCCACACAAGCCTTTGCCGCCGACGCCCGGAAGGCCGGTGCTCATGGGGTCATGTACGCATCCGCGCAGCACCCCTACCATTCCTGCATCTGCCTGTTCGAACGCGGCGTGGCCAGCATGACCAAGGTATCAAGCACACCGCTCGTGCAACCCGGCAGTGATCGCCTCCACCTCAGTGTTCTGCGCGCAGCTCTGGGCTCTCAAGTAGCCATCGTCTCGTGA